A part of Candidatus Obscuribacterales bacterium genomic DNA contains:
- a CDS encoding 8-oxoguanine deaminase — protein sequence MLGLNCQTGSPMTTLLVQHCHTLVTMDAERREIADGALLIRDNIIEQVGTTDELPQTADDVLNLRGRHVVLPGLVNTHHHFFQSLTRAIPAAQNCDLFNWLTSLYPLWANLTSKGIYLSTQMAAAELMLSGCTTASDHLYLYPNDCTLDDAIQAAKDIGLRFHASRGSMSVGQSKGGLPPDTLVEREADILSDSLRLIEQHHDASRHAMIRMTLAPCSPFSVSQDLMRESAAMARSHPQVRLHTHLAENQSDVDYSLATFGLRPGDYAESVGWLGNDVWHAHCVQLSDDAIAKFGRTGTGVSHCPCSNMRLASGIAPIRKMLNHNVPVSLGVDGAASNDATNLLHEARMAMLLARVGSCDASVMSARDVLELATLGGARVLGRDDIGALVPGHSADFIAINCDRPSLSGVHDIVAALIFCQTDSVDYSFINGKKVVDQGQLTTVDLPKLVEQVNHYAQTTMNKPI from the coding sequence ATGCTAGGTCTGAATTGCCAAACAGGGAGTCCTATGACAACGCTACTGGTTCAACACTGTCACACATTAGTCACTATGGATGCGGAACGGCGAGAAATCGCTGATGGAGCACTGTTGATCCGCGATAATATCATCGAGCAGGTGGGTACTACTGACGAATTGCCCCAAACGGCTGATGACGTACTAAATCTACGAGGACGACATGTTGTCCTCCCTGGGCTTGTTAATACTCACCACCACTTTTTTCAATCCCTCACTCGCGCCATTCCTGCTGCCCAGAATTGTGATTTATTTAACTGGCTCACATCTCTCTATCCCCTTTGGGCAAATCTGACCTCAAAAGGGATTTATCTGAGCACTCAGATGGCCGCAGCAGAACTGATGTTGTCGGGTTGCACCACCGCCAGCGATCACCTCTATCTATATCCTAATGATTGCACCTTAGATGACGCTATCCAGGCAGCCAAGGACATAGGTTTACGGTTTCATGCTAGTCGGGGTAGTATGAGCGTTGGGCAAAGCAAAGGTGGACTTCCGCCAGATACCTTAGTGGAGCGAGAAGCAGATATTCTCAGCGATAGCCTCCGGCTGATTGAGCAGCACCATGATGCATCGCGTCATGCCATGATCCGCATGACCCTTGCACCTTGTTCGCCCTTCTCAGTGTCCCAAGATCTGATGCGAGAATCGGCTGCAATGGCGCGATCGCACCCCCAAGTACGGCTGCACACACACCTAGCAGAAAATCAATCAGATGTGGACTACAGCTTGGCAACCTTCGGTCTACGTCCAGGAGATTATGCTGAGTCGGTGGGGTGGTTAGGAAATGACGTCTGGCATGCCCATTGTGTACAGCTTAGTGATGATGCGATCGCTAAGTTTGGGCGCACCGGAACAGGCGTTTCCCACTGTCCCTGCAGTAATATGCGCCTAGCCAGCGGCATTGCCCCCATTCGGAAGATGCTCAATCACAATGTTCCTGTCAGCCTGGGGGTCGATGGAGCTGCCTCCAATGATGCAACCAATCTGCTGCATGAGGCTCGCATGGCTATGCTCTTGGCACGAGTCGGCAGTTGTGATGCCTCGGTGATGTCAGCCAGAGATGTGTTAGAGCTGGCAACCTTAGGAGGCGCACGGGTGCTAGGACGAGACGACATCGGCGCACTAGTGCCTGGTCACTCAGCAGACTTCATAGCAATTAATTGCGATCGCCCCTCTCTCTCCGGTGTGCATGACATAGTAGCCGCGCTCATCTTTTGCCAAACCGATAGTGTTGATTACAGCTTCATCAATGGCAAGAAAGTTGTTGATCAGGGACAACTGACTACTGTAGACTTACCTAAACTTGTAGAACAGGTCAATCATTACGCCCAAACTACAATGAATAAACCTATTTAA